One window from the genome of Dermacentor silvarum isolate Dsil-2018 chromosome 7, BIME_Dsil_1.4, whole genome shotgun sequence encodes:
- the LOC125947157 gene encoding uncharacterized protein LOC125947157: protein MSLLGAPVIKQETYVQLFVQKDGATLRERWHSFPEYPEELVLSADHPEDANRENTVTASFLSEKAAEAAFVLKNYKELRVLVPFPPLGIPVENLPPVYAKGSDSIMLLPSNLTKPADVMECINKSLAATPEHCHPTHKR, encoded by the exons ATGTCACTGCTCGGTGCCCCGGTTATCAAACAAGAGACGTATGTGCAGCTCTTCGTACAAAAGGACGGCGCCACGCTACGCGAGCGTTGGCACAGTTTTCCTGAATACCCCGAGGAACTAGTGTTGAGCGCCGATCATCCGGAAGATGCCAACAGGGAGAACACG GTCACCGCCAGCTTCCTTTCTGAGAAGGCTGCAGAAGCGGCGTTCGTGCTCAAGAACTACAAGGAATTGCGCGTGCTCGTGCCATTTCCGCCACTGGGAATCCCCGTTGAGAATCTGCCGCCTGTTTACGCT AAAGGGTCCGACAGTATTATGCTGCTTCCAAGCAACTTGACGAAGCCTGCTGATGTCATGGAATGCATAAACAAGTCCTTGGCGGCCACCCCCGAGCACTGCCATCCTACGCACAAGCGGTAA